Genomic window (Cryptococcus deuterogattii R265 chromosome 7, complete sequence):
CAGCCTTTGAATCCCCAAGACGGTGCGGGTGCTGGTAATCCTGAAGGAGATCGATATGTCATCTCTATCAAGCAGGTGGCAAAGTTTGTGGTTGGTTTGGGCGACGAGGTATCACCGACtgatgtggaggagggaatGCGAGTCGGGTAAGTCTTAGAGTGTGTCCATCGTCATATCACAGCGGCTGACAATGAAACAGGGTGGACCAAGTAACATACAAGATTATGCTCCCCTTACCACCCAAGATTGATCCTTCAGTAACCATGATGCAAGTTGAGGAACGACCATCAGTTACTTATGCCGATGTTGGTGGATGTAAGGAGCAGATTGAAAAGCTGCGAGAGGTTGTCGAGTTACCCTTATTAGAGGTAAGCAGCAGAGCTTATTTATCTCGGGGCGTCGTAATATGTGCTGATCAGCTCTCTAGCCTGAGCGATTTGTCAGCCTCGGTATTGAACCCCCCAAGGGTGTCCTCCTCTATGGTCCTCCCGGTACCGGTAAAACTCTTTGTGCTCGAGCCGTAGCCAATCGAACCGACTCTACCTTTATACGTGTCATCGGTTCCGAACTTGTGCAAAAGTACATTGGTGAAGGTGCCCGAATGGTGCGAGAACTTTTCGAGATGGCTCGATCGAAAAAGGCGtgtatcatcttctttgatgAAGTCGATGCGATTGGTGGTGCGAGGTTTGATGAtggtgctggtggagaCAATGAGGTGCAGCGAACCATGTTGGAGTTGATTAACCAATTGGATGGTTTTGACCCTAGAGGTAACATCAAGGTCATCATGGCCACTAACAGGTACGTCTTTGTTCTTGTCCACACCATACGGCCCCAACTGACAACCCTTCCAGACCCGATACCCTTGACCCTGCCCTTCTCCGTCCCGGTCGTCTGGACCGAAAAGTCGAATTCTCTCTCCCCGACAATGAAGGTCGAACACATATTCTCAAAATCCACGGGAAATCAATGTCCGTCGAGCGTGATATCCGATACGACCTTATTGCCCGTCTGTGCCCCAATGCGACCGGTGCTGAACTCAAGGCCGTGGCGACAGAAGCGGGTATGTTCGCGATCAGGGCGAGAAGAAAGGTGGCCACAGAGAGAGACTTTTTGGATGCTGTTGAGAAGGTTATCAGGCAGGGTAGCAAGTTCTCTAGTACGGCGCTATATGCGCAGTACAACTAGGGTGTTGGCGAGGCAAGAGTTGTAAGATTGGTTAGAGGTCTATCATGCATTGACGAAATCAATATTATCATCGTTTTTGTGGCATGAGATATTACCGCATTATCGTATACTCTCCATTACATTCTCAATAAAATCAGCTTGTGCGAAAACCAAAGAATTTGTTGCTCAACCGGTGGTGACGACATATACATACGTTACGTAATGACCATAACACCCTCTTTTATGTACCTCCGAGATGCGTTCATCCATGTCCTCATTCTTTCGATATTCTGGACATctttctgtcttcttcacatcttttccatttgTCCAACATGTCCAGATCAGTATTCAGCACTTTCAGACCTGTCCTCGGCCAGAAGACCTCCATCACCCCTTTCGTCCTTTCCCTTCGACacgcttcttcctcctcttcccctctttcaGCTCCCAACGAACCCACTTCATTCCGCACCCAGCCATCTCACTCCGCTCCTACCGGCCCTCTTCCCCTGACATGGCCCAActatctctctctccgTCGCCAGCGCCGACTTTGGTCTACTCTTACCTCTGTGCCGACGACGTTTTTGGGATTGTTCCTTGGTGGAGGTTACTTTGCTAGTCTTGAAGCTGACCCTAGTCAGTTGATCTTTGGCATTGAACCAATGTATGTCGAGGATGAATAAGTGTGAAATATGTCTGGAATGCTGACTGAGTGATCAGGTTTGTGTACGGAGGCGCCACGTAAGTTAACCGAAATGAGGGCTTATCTTGGGATGTCCTAAACTTGTTGTACTAACCGCTGAATTCGTTGCGATCGCCGTCAATCAGTCTGGGCTGCATGGGTGAgctcttttctttgacATGTTGCACGTCACGTCCAGTCACTGACATGCATATTGCAGCTCTTGGTTACCTCATTGGGCCCAGCGTAGGCgccaccctcttctctcttacTCATCCTTCCATCGCCCGTGGCAACCCCGCTCCTCTGGAAGTGATGGACCGCGAGTTCTATCACAGGATCAAGAAGAACCGTGCCGACCCCAGGTTCCAGAGTGTGCAGAACATTGTGCCCGACTTCTATGGCGAGAAGGTAGGTCTTGCCTTTTATAAAAGTTTTTTTATGATCATTATGCACACCACAAAACAAATTCAGAATTGTGAGCTGATGGGTTAATCAGATTGTGTCTCTCTCTACGTACCGACGATGGCTGAGAGATCAAGCAGTCTACAAGAGAAAGGCCATGCACGGCGTTCCTAGCGAGGAGTTGTAAATATTGTAGGGAAAGTAGTAAAGTGCGGTCATGCATAGTTATCTCTTCTCATGCCTCGTCCAGTCTGTCGTTGGGTATATCTCTGTTATAAGCTTTGGGATTATCATATGGAAGTAGATTACTAAATAATGGGTGATCTTCAATGCTGGAAGGATGTTGAAATTTGGCGTCGCAAGTGATCACTTCTCAAACTCCATTTCATTTCTTGGTTCGTTTCCATTGTTCAACTGCTCTTTTTCACCACTACGCCTTTCTGCTCTTTTTCAAGATGCGTTCCATGAGGGCAATAGCGTAcgtatcatcatcagctcaTCTGGGTATCCCTAACAAATGATCGCAGCCCCGTCATCCGCCGTCCAACCCCTCTTCGCCACATTCCTCTCATCACTCGTCCAGCGGCTATTCCCTTGTCTCGTTGCGTATCAAATCTTCCACGCacacccttttctccacCCGAAAATCTCACAGACACCACGTCCGAGTACAGCCACTCAACCCTCTACGCATTCTCATACCTCTCTCGCACTATCAAGTATGTCCTCTACTCCCTTCTCGCCCTTGGTGGTATCTCCGTGGCGGCATTTGAAGGCGTTCACCTTTACGTGGAGAAAGTATGTTTAGCAGCGCCCAGTAGGGAGGATGCAGACGAGTACGGCTGGGCGAGCGAGAATCAAGGCTGGACTGGCGGACCAAGGGGTGGGACGGATCCCCGATTGGGTATGAAAGCTCGGCATGCCCTTCGAGGCGCATGGATTTGCCAGGAATGGGGAGCCGGGTCTTCTGGTGCTGTTGAGCGTAGTGTTCATACCTCGGCGTTTCACCCAGACTTTGTTGCCGCTCGAAGCATGATTTCTGTACCCAATGAGAGTGATGAAGGTGCCGCTAGCAGGGGCAGGCTGAGGGTCGACAGGGGTTACGAACTGGCGGATGAGTACGTCGACCTTGCGATCAAGgaggcaaggaagaaggggctTGTTTTCCCCCCAACACTGCCTGGTGCTCGACCTGCTGGCCCGCCGACTGAAAAGCAAACGTCTCACGCTCCTCAAGGTGACCCAGCTGCCATGGACCTGTTGCTCCTCAAAGCAGGCATGTTGGAACGTATAAATACTATTGACTCGCTTTCCCATGCAAAGGACCTTTACGAGCAAGTGCTTTGCTCACTTGACTCTTCCATGGGGGATGAAGTAGGATCCGGAGGCCGGGCAAGGGTGATGAGACTCGCGGGCAAGGTCGGTGACCTTTGCGCCAGAACTGGTGGTAGAAATGAAGCTATGCAGTGGTGGGGATGGGGTTTGGAAAAGGCTGGCGTGGATATTCATGCCCATAGTCAGACCTCGCAGATCGTGCAGCAAGTCAAACAAGATGTCAAGAAGGGTTGGTTTGGCAAGTCGGCTGCGGCTTCTACTCCTGCACCAGTGACAATTGCATCTACAGCGATAACTACATCCCCTgcccttcctccgcctGTTCTGCGAGCAACCGTCTCCCTCCTCACATCTGCCTCTGCCCAACTTGCAACCACTTCTTCACTCCCAgccgcctcttccctccagTCTCTCGCTCTCTCCTACCTCTccaaccctcttcttcagacTCAAGATCCACTCGCATCATCGTCAGCCGCTCTCCACGCCGCATGGCTCCTTCATCGTACTTCCCTTCTCAAACtccatctttcctctgTCCTTTATGCCctttccaaatcttctATTGAAGCACTCCCACTTGTTGCCGGTGCACAGGAACAGGTGGAACGGGTGATTACCGAACTTGTGCCTTTACCGGCGGCTTTCATCCAGCGAGGGTCAGCACTTACTGCACCAGCCAAGATTCTTGCCCGTGACGCCTTGTTGACTGGTGCCGAGATCGCGTACACTAAGGGTACGTTCCTCGAGCGTTCATTGCCCGTAGCACCATCCCAGACAGGTGGGCTCCTCAAGGCCAAGCGGTCCGAGAACccagaggagaaggcggtgCGTATCAGTACACTCGAGTCAGCTTTAGAATGCTTTGAGAGAGCTACGGCTTTGAGTGCGTTGGAAAGTGGAGCGGGACCAGTAAAGACCAAGgccggagaagaagaggcggtTGGTAGAGGTGAAGAGTGGGCGAAATACTGGAGAGGGTTTGTAAGAACAAGGGAAAAGTTGGACGAAGCTCTGGGGATTGAGCAGATAAAAGAGAGTGAGAAGATTAGTGAAAAGATCTAAAATTATGTATATGCAACCATTTTATAGCACAATTACCACTTTGGTTTGCTCCAATGTAGAAAGAGACAGGCTGGCGATCGATCCGACGGTGGATGGGTATAGCTTCAAACGTTAATGGATTCAGACAAGTCAACAACGATGATATCAAAAGCACCACCATTATTGTCAAATCGATTGTCACAGATGTTCCTCTCCAGCCCCATTTGGCAAACTCGTCATCCATTCCTCGCTCAAATCATTTGCCTTTTTTCACACCAGTGTCCTATTTCAATCCAAGAGTCGCGGGAATTTTCGGTCATGCAGTGAAGTGATACATCTCCCTACACCAACTCCCTTCGTCCGTTCCTACGTCTATGCAGAAGCCTTGGCCTCTCGGATGGC
Coding sequences:
- a CDS encoding presequence translocated-associated motor subunit PAM17 mitochondrial — protein: MSRSVFSTFRPVLGQKTSITPFVLSLRHASSSSSPLSAPNEPTSFRTQPSHSAPTGPLPLTWPNYLSLRRQRRLWSTLTSVPTTFLGLFLGGGYFASLEADPSQLIFGIEPMFVYGGATLGCMALGYLIGPSVGATLFSLTHPSIARGNPAPLEVMDREFYHRIKKNRADPRFQSVQNIVPDFYGEKIVSLSTYRRWLRDQAVYKRKAMHGVPSEEL